A genomic window from Sulfurimonas paralvinellae includes:
- the mgtE gene encoding magnesium transporter, translated as MNEIKNYIKSHEMSEMHPSEIATILRGMDDEKFSKAIKLVPKKLVGDVALALPDRYFDDVVENLSVDELSQAVSELESDDQVEFMQELEDVDENVASKVFETLDEDDKKEITQLQKYNENEAGAYMQLEVFTAHADEIVQDVIKRFARLRKENELENVQNLFIVDNHHKLLYSVGLDDLLIFDFSKTIEENIKESDESFEPIKAYDKEDIKVVVERFKQYDVSVMPVVNEHGILRGRITSDDIYDIINEHATEQMYNLAGVDDEAEDDEDVLKAGRKRAYWLGINLLTAIAASLVIGLFEDTINSMVALAVLMPIVASMGGNAGTQTLTVVVRQLALGEISNGDAWRSIKKEVAISLMNGFLFAVVMGIIAYLWFKMPMLGVVIGLSMIINLLMAGFFGAMIPLALKWLKIDPAIGSTVILTTVTDVVGFFSFLWLAKIILL; from the coding sequence ATGAATGAAATTAAAAATTATATAAAATCTCATGAGATGAGTGAGATGCACCCCTCTGAAATTGCCACTATTTTGCGTGGCATGGATGATGAGAAATTTTCAAAAGCTATCAAGCTTGTTCCAAAAAAACTTGTAGGGGATGTAGCGCTCGCACTTCCAGATAGATATTTTGATGATGTCGTTGAAAATCTCAGTGTCGATGAACTCTCCCAAGCAGTTTCAGAACTTGAGTCAGATGACCAAGTAGAGTTTATGCAGGAACTTGAAGATGTCGATGAAAACGTCGCATCAAAAGTTTTTGAAACACTTGATGAAGATGATAAAAAAGAGATTACACAACTTCAAAAATATAATGAGAATGAAGCCGGTGCTTATATGCAGCTGGAGGTCTTTACGGCTCATGCAGATGAGATCGTTCAGGATGTCATAAAACGATTTGCCCGTCTTCGAAAAGAGAATGAACTCGAAAATGTCCAAAATCTTTTTATCGTTGATAATCATCATAAACTTCTCTACTCTGTAGGTCTTGATGATCTGCTCATTTTTGACTTTTCAAAGACAATCGAAGAGAATATAAAAGAGAGTGATGAATCTTTTGAGCCCATTAAGGCTTATGATAAAGAAGATATCAAAGTAGTAGTTGAACGCTTTAAACAATATGATGTTTCCGTTATGCCTGTTGTTAATGAACATGGTATTTTACGCGGACGTATAACTTCGGATGATATCTATGATATAATTAATGAACATGCAACAGAACAGATGTATAATCTTGCTGGTGTTGATGACGAAGCCGAAGATGATGAAGATGTTTTAAAAGCCGGTAGAAAGCGTGCTTATTGGCTTGGTATCAATCTTTTAACTGCCATTGCAGCTTCTTTGGTAATCGGGCTATTTGAAGATACTATCAACTCTATGGTAGCACTTGCAGTACTGATGCCGATTGTTGCATCTATGGGAGGTAATGCCGGAACGCAGACACTGACCGTTGTCGTTCGTCAGCTCGCTCTTGGCGAGATATCCAATGGTGATGCATGGCGTAGTATTAAAAAAGAGGTCGCTATCTCTTTGATGAACGGTTTTTTATTCGCAGTTGTGATGGGTATTATCGCGTATTTGTGGTTTAAGATGCCGATGCTCGGGGTGGTTATAGGTCTTTCGATGATTATAAATCTGCTTATGGCAGGTTTCTTTGGTGCTATGATTCCCTTAGCGCTCAAATGGCTTAAAATCGATCCGGCTATCGGTAGTACAGTCATCTTAACGACGGTAACAGATGTTGTAGGATTCTTCTCTTTCCTATGGCTCGCTAAAATTATACTTTTATAA
- the tpx gene encoding thiol peroxidase produces the protein MATTKFKGTDVELLGNEVNVGDKAPEVNVVNSDGLGDVKVGGAQGVKQLVIVVPSLDTGVCATETRNFNAKAAELDGVKTVVVSMDLPFAAGRFCSAEGIDKLTVASDFRNKDFANAYGVLLGGSPLAGVTARAIFVIDENGVVTYKEIVPEITEEPQYDAAIEAAKK, from the coding sequence ATGGCAACGACTAAATTCAAAGGTACAGACGTAGAGTTATTAGGTAATGAAGTAAATGTTGGAGACAAAGCTCCTGAGGTTAATGTAGTTAACTCAGACGGTCTTGGTGATGTTAAAGTTGGTGGAGCACAAGGTGTTAAACAACTTGTAATCGTTGTTCCTTCTTTAGATACAGGTGTGTGTGCAACGGAAACTCGTAACTTTAACGCGAAAGCTGCAGAGCTTGACGGTGTTAAAACTGTTGTTGTTTCTATGGACCTTCCATTTGCTGCAGGACGTTTTTGTTCAGCTGAAGGAATCGATAAATTAACTGTTGCTTCTGACTTCAGAAACAAAGATTTCGCTAATGCATACGGTGTACTTTTAGGTGGTTCTCCACTTGCTGGTGTTACTGCTCGTGCTATCTTCGTAATCGATGAAAACGGTGTTGTGACTTACAAAGAGATCGTTCCTGAGATCACTGAAGAACCACAATACGACGCTGCTATCGAAGCTGCGAAAAAGTAA
- a CDS encoding menaquinone biosynthesis family protein: MKKTLIAHSPDADDIFMYYAIKFGWVGMQDVQFDNIAKDIQTLNEDALGGVYDIVAISFALYPHIKEQYAPLRTAVSFGEGYGPKVIKRKGEKLKRNFKVALSGKHTTNAMLFRIAYPEARITYMNFLDIEQAVLDGTVHAGVLIHESILTYNDKLEVEREMWDIWQELAGKDLPLPLGGMAIRRSIPLNKAIEYEATLTKAVQVARDHKERLSKMLIERNLVRIDAPTLDKYLELYANDDSITLSDIQYKAINKLFEIGYEHGFYDTLVKIEDYLIPTEYKELRNS; this comes from the coding sequence ATGAAAAAAACCCTTATAGCACACTCACCTGACGCCGACGATATTTTTATGTACTATGCCATTAAATTTGGCTGGGTAGGAATGCAAGATGTCCAGTTTGACAATATTGCAAAAGACATTCAAACCCTTAACGAAGATGCACTGGGTGGTGTTTATGACATTGTCGCTATCTCTTTTGCTCTCTATCCTCACATAAAAGAGCAGTATGCACCTCTTCGTACAGCCGTCAGTTTCGGTGAGGGTTACGGGCCGAAGGTCATTAAACGTAAAGGCGAAAAGCTCAAACGAAATTTCAAAGTGGCTCTCAGCGGTAAACACACGACAAACGCCATGCTCTTTCGCATCGCTTACCCCGAAGCACGCATAACATACATGAACTTTTTGGATATCGAACAGGCAGTTTTAGACGGAACGGTTCATGCCGGTGTACTTATTCATGAATCCATTCTTACCTACAATGATAAACTAGAAGTGGAACGTGAGATGTGGGATATCTGGCAGGAACTTGCAGGCAAAGATCTGCCGCTGCCACTTGGCGGTATGGCTATTCGTCGCTCCATTCCTCTCAACAAAGCCATAGAGTATGAAGCGACATTGACAAAAGCTGTTCAAGTTGCGCGTGACCACAAAGAACGCCTTAGCAAAATGCTCATAGAACGCAATCTCGTTCGTATAGATGCACCGACGCTTGATAAATATCTCGAACTCTATGCAAACGATGACTCGATTACACTCAGTGATATTCAATACAAAGCCATAAACAAGCTCTTTGAAATTGGCTATGAGCACGGTTTTTATGATACACTTGTGAAGATAGAAGATTATTTAATTCCAACAGAGTACAAAGAGCTAAGGAATTCATAA
- the eno gene encoding phosphopyruvate hydratase, giving the protein MFIDNVSAIEVMDSRGNPTVKATVTLSDGTSASAIVPSGASTGKREALELRDGGERYMGKGVLQAVENVNSVISDALIGMSPFNQAVVDAVMKEIDGTENYGKLGANAVLGVSMAVARAAAQSLGVPLYRYLGGANAMVMPTPMLNIINGGSHADNSVDFQEYMIMPVGFEDFTDSLRASAEVYHNLKKILAEQGHMTALGDEGGFAPNLSSNEEPIQVIMQAIEKAGYKAGEEIAIALDVAASELVTEGGYRLDSENRTVTSEELVAYYEELCAKYPIVSIEDGLGEDDWDGFKLMTERLGDKIQIVGDDLFVTNANILNEGIQKGIANAILIKPNQIGSVSETMLTVRLAQRNGYKCVMSHRSGESEDAFIADFAVALNCGEIKTGSTARSERIAKYNRLLEIENEIVYGEYLGSALFN; this is encoded by the coding sequence ATGTTTATAGATAACGTAAGTGCAATAGAAGTAATGGATTCTCGCGGAAATCCAACAGTAAAAGCTACAGTTACTTTAAGTGACGGAACATCAGCGAGTGCTATTGTTCCTTCTGGAGCAAGTACAGGAAAGCGTGAAGCTTTGGAACTTCGTGACGGCGGTGAGCGCTATATGGGCAAAGGCGTGCTACAGGCTGTTGAAAATGTCAACAGTGTTATTTCCGATGCACTCATTGGTATGAGCCCATTCAATCAAGCCGTAGTCGATGCTGTCATGAAAGAGATTGACGGTACTGAGAACTATGGAAAACTGGGTGCCAATGCAGTACTTGGCGTTTCTATGGCAGTAGCTCGTGCAGCAGCTCAAAGTCTTGGTGTGCCGCTTTATCGTTACCTTGGCGGTGCGAATGCTATGGTTATGCCGACACCGATGTTAAATATCATTAACGGTGGAAGCCATGCTGACAATTCGGTAGATTTTCAAGAGTATATGATTATGCCGGTAGGCTTTGAAGATTTCACTGACTCTTTAAGAGCATCTGCAGAGGTCTATCATAATCTTAAAAAGATTTTGGCAGAGCAGGGTCACATGACAGCACTTGGAGATGAAGGTGGTTTTGCACCAAATCTTTCATCAAATGAAGAGCCTATCCAAGTTATTATGCAGGCAATCGAAAAGGCCGGATACAAAGCGGGTGAAGAGATTGCAATTGCTCTTGATGTTGCAGCATCTGAATTGGTCACTGAGGGCGGATACAGACTCGATAGTGAAAACCGTACAGTAACAAGTGAAGAACTAGTCGCTTATTATGAAGAACTGTGCGCTAAATATCCTATTGTTTCTATAGAAGACGGTCTTGGTGAAGATGACTGGGACGGTTTTAAACTGATGACTGAAAGACTTGGTGATAAGATTCAGATTGTCGGTGATGATCTTTTCGTTACTAATGCAAATATCTTAAATGAGGGCATTCAAAAAGGGATTGCCAATGCGATTCTTATCAAGCCAAACCAAATCGGCTCTGTAAGTGAAACCATGCTTACTGTGCGTCTTGCACAAAGAAATGGTTATAAATGTGTTATGAGTCACCGTTCAGGTGAGAGTGAAGACGCATTTATCGCTGATTTTGCCGTCGCTCTTAACTGTGGTGAGATCAAAACAGGTTCAACTGCAAGAAGTGAAAGAATTGCTAAATACAATCGTCTTTTAGAGATTGAAAATGAAATCGTTTATGGTGAGTACTTGGGATCGGCTCTTTTTAACTAA
- a CDS encoding TIGR04219 family outer membrane beta-barrel protein: MKKTILKTALLGSLMVSAANADIARVELGGGIWQQTPNGTITYTDGSATGTYTSDKKEDNGAYAWLLIKHPIPIIPNLRLEYADIKDKGVVTGDFKDFTVPGATTTARFEMKQYDIIPYYNILDNTMWTTIDLGIDVKVVDATYEADNVTVGGVPTSNYTDSDTVAIPLVYARARVEIPATNIGLEADGKYITYDGSTVYDFRAKVDYTFDFVPVVQPAIEVGYRVQKFDVKSDDDKTKLNIDFSGVYAGLMLRF, translated from the coding sequence ATGAAAAAAACAATTTTAAAGACAGCTCTTTTAGGCTCTTTGATGGTTTCAGCGGCAAACGCTGATATAGCACGCGTAGAACTGGGCGGTGGTATTTGGCAGCAAACACCAAACGGAACGATAACATATACAGATGGCAGTGCTACAGGTACATATACATCAGATAAAAAAGAAGATAACGGTGCATATGCCTGGCTCTTGATCAAACATCCGATCCCTATCATCCCAAATCTTCGTTTAGAGTATGCAGACATAAAAGACAAAGGTGTCGTCACCGGAGATTTTAAAGATTTTACAGTACCTGGTGCTACAACAACGGCTCGATTTGAAATGAAACAGTATGACATTATTCCGTATTACAATATTCTTGATAATACGATGTGGACAACGATTGATCTTGGAATTGATGTGAAAGTTGTTGATGCCACTTATGAAGCAGACAATGTAACGGTTGGTGGTGTACCTACTTCAAATTATACAGATTCAGATACAGTAGCAATTCCTTTGGTGTATGCAAGAGCACGTGTAGAAATACCGGCAACAAATATCGGTTTGGAAGCTGACGGGAAATACATTACTTATGATGGTTCGACAGTGTATGACTTCCGTGCAAAAGTTGACTATACTTTTGACTTTGTTCCCGTTGTGCAGCCTGCCATTGAAGTAGGGTACAGAGTACAAAAGTTTGATGTTAAGTCAGATGATGACAAAACAAAACTAAATATAGATTTTTCAGGTGTTTATGCCGGTTTAATGCTGAGATTTTAA
- the recA gene encoding recombinase RecA, with amino-acid sequence MDANKQKSLDLAMKQIDKAFGKGALMRLGDKDIEPIQSISTGSLGLDLALGINGVPQGRVVEVYGPESSGKTTLALQITAECQKQGGVCAFIDAEHALDVIYAKNLGVDIDNLLVSQPDYGEQALDIVETVARSGAVDLIVIDSVAALTPKVELEGEMNDQQVGVQARLMSKALRKLTGVLSKMNCTVIFINQIRMKIGMMGYGSPETTTGGNALKFYASVRIDVRRIASLKQGESQIGNRVKAKVIKNKVAPPFRQAEFDIMFGEGISKEGELVDYGVKLDIIDKSGAWFSYGETKLGQGRENVKAKFKEEPELAREIEDKIREAMGMSSLMTMDTSEIAETDV; translated from the coding sequence ATGGATGCAAATAAACAAAAGTCATTAGACTTGGCTATGAAGCAGATAGACAAAGCTTTTGGTAAAGGTGCGTTAATGCGCCTTGGTGATAAAGACATTGAACCTATACAGTCGATCTCTACAGGGTCGTTAGGGCTTGATCTTGCACTCGGTATCAATGGTGTGCCACAGGGAAGAGTTGTTGAAGTTTATGGGCCGGAGAGTTCAGGGAAAACGACACTGGCACTACAGATTACGGCAGAGTGTCAAAAACAGGGAGGCGTTTGTGCCTTTATTGATGCGGAACATGCACTTGATGTTATTTATGCGAAGAATCTTGGAGTAGATATTGACAATCTATTGGTTTCACAGCCTGATTACGGTGAGCAGGCGCTTGATATCGTTGAAACAGTTGCAAGAAGCGGTGCAGTTGATTTGATAGTGATTGACTCTGTTGCGGCATTGACACCAAAAGTAGAACTTGAAGGTGAAATGAACGATCAACAGGTCGGTGTTCAGGCTCGTTTGATGTCAAAAGCACTCCGTAAACTTACAGGAGTGCTTAGTAAGATGAACTGTACGGTTATTTTCATTAACCAGATTCGTATGAAAATAGGGATGATGGGGTACGGATCACCTGAAACTACAACAGGTGGAAATGCATTGAAGTTCTATGCATCTGTTCGTATCGATGTACGACGTATCGCTTCGCTTAAACAGGGTGAGAGTCAGATCGGTAACCGTGTAAAAGCGAAAGTCATTAAAAATAAGGTAGCGCCGCCGTTCCGCCAAGCAGAGTTTGACATCATGTTTGGCGAAGGAATCTCTAAAGAAGGTGAGCTTGTTGACTATGGTGTAAAGCTTGATATAATTGATAAAAGCGGAGCATGGTTTAGCTATGGTGAGACAAAACTGGGTCAGGGACGTGAAAATGTCAAAGCGAAGTTCAAAGAAGAACCGGAACTCGCACGTGAGATAGAAGATAAAATTCGTGAAGCAATGGGAATGAGTTCGCTGATGACAATGGATACTTCAGAAATAGCCGAAACTGACGTATAA
- the dxr gene encoding 1-deoxy-D-xylulose-5-phosphate reductoisomerase yields the protein MVLLGSTGSIGVNTLLVAKRFGIKVEVLVCGKNIALLNEQIQEYSPKVVVIADKADVPKVNHVCVRYGQEAILEAIEASQSGLVVNALVGFLGLRPTLKAIECGKRVALANKESLVAGGAFIDTSKIQPIDSEHFGLWYLLQDRPVSRMTITASGGAFRDWPLEKLAHATLADTQKHPNWSMGQKITIDSATMVNKMFELLEARWLFGEGKNGVTAFDAIIETKSLIHAMIDFKDGSTTAHFAHASMQLPIAYALDKKMDESILEHVNLLDVGSLEFRKIEKERYPVWEIKEELLKNPYLGVVINAANEAAIEKFIAKEIGFMDISKNIIHAFENFSDAVPANVDDVFTIDEEVRNFAR from the coding sequence ATAGTTCTTTTAGGTTCAACCGGTTCTATTGGGGTCAATACTCTGCTTGTCGCAAAACGTTTCGGTATCAAAGTTGAGGTGCTTGTCTGCGGTAAGAATATTGCACTTTTAAATGAACAGATTCAAGAGTATAGTCCAAAAGTTGTTGTTATCGCTGATAAAGCAGATGTGCCAAAAGTCAATCATGTCTGCGTGAGATATGGACAGGAGGCTATTTTAGAAGCCATCGAGGCATCGCAAAGCGGACTTGTTGTCAATGCACTTGTTGGTTTTTTAGGGCTTCGTCCAACGCTCAAGGCAATAGAGTGCGGCAAGCGTGTCGCCCTGGCAAATAAAGAGTCTCTTGTAGCAGGCGGTGCTTTTATTGACACCTCGAAGATTCAGCCAATAGACAGTGAACATTTTGGGCTGTGGTATCTACTGCAAGATCGGCCGGTTTCAAGGATGACAATTACGGCAAGCGGTGGTGCATTTCGTGACTGGCCGCTTGAAAAACTCGCTCACGCAACGCTTGCAGATACTCAAAAACATCCAAACTGGTCGATGGGACAAAAGATAACCATTGATTCAGCTACAATGGTCAATAAAATGTTTGAGCTTTTAGAAGCGCGCTGGCTTTTTGGCGAGGGCAAAAATGGGGTAACGGCGTTTGATGCTATCATCGAGACAAAGTCGCTCATTCATGCTATGATTGACTTTAAAGACGGCTCAACGACAGCACACTTTGCTCACGCAAGCATGCAGTTGCCTATTGCGTATGCGCTTGATAAAAAGATGGATGAGAGTATTTTAGAGCATGTCAATCTACTTGATGTTGGCTCATTGGAATTTAGAAAAATAGAGAAAGAGCGATATCCAGTATGGGAAATCAAAGAAGAACTCTTGAAAAATCCATATCTTGGTGTTGTTATCAATGCTGCTAATGAAGCTGCCATAGAGAAGTTCATTGCAAAAGAGATAGGATTTATGGATATTAGTAAAAATATCATTCATGCTTTTGAAAATTTTAGTGATGCCGTTCCTGCCAATGTGGATGATGTATTTACTATTGATGAAGAAGTGCGAAATTTTGCAAGGTAA
- the fliQ gene encoding flagellar biosynthesis protein FliQ — protein MEAKLIELGVETFQIALYLALPALLVGMLMGLAISIFQATTQINEMTLSFIPKIIGVVIVIVLTMPWMLNEMTDFSTHVFALIPTFIE, from the coding sequence ATGGAAGCAAAACTTATAGAGCTTGGTGTTGAAACATTTCAAATTGCCCTCTATTTGGCACTGCCTGCGTTGCTTGTGGGGATGCTGATGGGTCTTGCCATCTCTATTTTTCAAGCAACTACACAGATAAATGAGATGACCCTCTCTTTTATTCCAAAGATCATCGGCGTTGTCATCGTTATCGTTCTTACAATGCCGTGGATGCTTAATGAAATGACTGACTTTTCCACTCATGTCTTTGCTTTGATTCCTACCTTCATCGAGTAA
- a CDS encoding glucosaminidase domain-containing protein, which yields MKYLLLFSLLIQGVFTNAFAAQEKHYSASVVPKNMSVAEKKKRFFALLVPAVEDVHKELEAQYQQVQKDIKEHKNPEKIAALKKRYNAKTDKELLIKIRPHPMSIALAQAAMESAWGTSRFFRQANNIFGVWSTSSKQKRIAAGEKRGKKTIWVRKFDNLDEAIRQYYFMLSTAPRYKNFKKMSYEGKPVSEIIKGLKYYSERGDAYVKELGSMIRYNKLTKYDTKVAK from the coding sequence ATGAAATATTTACTTCTCTTCTCTTTACTAATTCAAGGGGTTTTTACAAATGCGTTCGCTGCACAAGAAAAACATTACTCAGCGAGTGTTGTACCGAAGAATATGTCCGTTGCTGAGAAAAAAAAGAGATTTTTCGCTCTTTTAGTTCCGGCAGTGGAAGATGTGCACAAAGAGCTTGAAGCACAATACCAACAAGTACAAAAAGACATCAAAGAGCATAAGAATCCAGAGAAAATTGCAGCACTGAAAAAGAGATACAATGCAAAAACAGATAAGGAACTGCTTATAAAAATAAGGCCGCATCCTATGAGCATTGCATTAGCGCAAGCTGCTATGGAGAGTGCATGGGGAACATCACGATTTTTTCGTCAGGCAAATAACATCTTTGGCGTTTGGAGTACGAGTTCAAAACAAAAACGAATAGCCGCAGGTGAAAAACGAGGTAAGAAAACTATATGGGTAAGAAAGTTCGATAACCTTGATGAAGCAATCAGACAATACTATTTTATGCTCTCAACGGCACCGAGGTATAAAAATTTTAAAAAGATGAGCTATGAAGGCAAGCCGGTTTCAGAGATTATTAAAGGATTGAAGTATTACTCGGAACGAGGAGATGCCTACGTCAAAGAACTCGGCAGTATGATTCGTTACAACAAGCTTACGAAATATGATACTAAAGTAGCAAAATAA
- a CDS encoding UDP-N-acetylmuramate dehydrogenase: protein MNTKSINFSNYSSFKIGGTFDVHLLDAHAELDNLNDYYLIGSCNNILIGNNPPTLMMLSKEFDYIKKEDNLLKIGAATPSGKIASYCKKNNIANFEFLSHLPGKLGGLVFMNAGLKEYEIFNHLLSITTLNGEKKRDEIQYGYRFTNIDEPILEAVFELSYGYDTQKVAMFKKMRSNQPSTPSAGSCFKNPDGDYAGRLIEAVGLKGKMQGAMCFSQEHANFLVNTGGGKFEDAATLIYEAQKKVYEKFGILLELEIVVLDRDFQAFKPE, encoded by the coding sequence ATGAATACAAAATCCATCAATTTCTCAAACTACTCTTCTTTTAAGATAGGCGGCACCTTTGATGTGCACCTTTTAGATGCTCACGCAGAGCTTGACAATCTCAACGACTACTACCTTATTGGCTCGTGTAACAATATTCTTATAGGCAACAACCCTCCGACGCTTATGATGCTATCCAAAGAGTTCGATTATATTAAGAAGGAAGACAATCTCTTAAAAATCGGAGCGGCAACACCTTCAGGGAAAATCGCCTCTTACTGTAAAAAAAACAATATCGCCAATTTTGAATTTCTCTCACATCTTCCAGGAAAACTTGGCGGTCTTGTCTTCATGAACGCAGGACTCAAAGAGTATGAAATATTTAATCATCTTCTATCTATTACCACTTTAAACGGAGAAAAGAAGCGAGATGAGATTCAATATGGATACAGGTTTACAAATATAGACGAACCTATACTCGAAGCTGTTTTTGAACTGAGCTATGGATATGATACTCAAAAAGTTGCAATGTTTAAAAAAATGCGTTCCAACCAACCATCGACTCCCTCTGCAGGAAGCTGTTTTAAAAATCCCGATGGAGATTATGCAGGCAGACTCATTGAAGCGGTAGGTCTGAAAGGCAAGATGCAGGGGGCTATGTGTTTCAGTCAAGAGCATGCAAACTTTTTGGTAAATACGGGAGGCGGAAAATTTGAGGATGCGGCAACACTCATCTATGAAGCACAAAAAAAAGTTTATGAAAAGTTTGGAATCTTACTTGAGTTGGAGATTGTTGTTTTGGATAGAGATTTTCAAGCGTTTAAACCAGAGTAA
- the tsaD gene encoding tRNA (adenosine(37)-N6)-threonylcarbamoyltransferase complex transferase subunit TsaD — protein MILSIESSCDDSAVAITEIATNKLLFHKKISQEIEHSVYGGVVPELAARLHAEALPKILEQCEPYFDKLKAVAVTSSPGLAVTLVEGVTMAKAVAVALDIPIIGVNHLIGHIYSLFMEKETTFPLTVLLVSGGHTQVMEVKNLREIETVAKSMDDSFGESFDKVAKMMGLGYPGGPLIQELAKDGDRLAYNFTVPLHQSPLIAFSYSGLKNAVRLAVEEAGEDKEKYKDIAASFEHIATKHLTMKLKKYFKSHPPKTFAIVGGASANLYLREQIKELLKPYGAKLILSELQYCSDNAAMIGRVGVDMYKEGMFSSLEELNISPKSKL, from the coding sequence GTGATATTAAGTATAGAAAGTTCATGTGATGATAGTGCAGTAGCAATTACTGAGATCGCAACAAACAAATTGTTATTCCATAAGAAGATATCCCAAGAGATAGAGCACTCTGTCTATGGAGGTGTCGTTCCTGAACTAGCAGCAAGGCTTCATGCAGAAGCACTTCCAAAGATTTTAGAGCAGTGTGAGCCTTATTTTGACAAGCTCAAAGCTGTAGCGGTAACATCTTCTCCGGGACTGGCTGTGACACTTGTAGAAGGGGTTACAATGGCAAAGGCAGTTGCTGTTGCACTTGATATTCCCATCATAGGCGTCAATCATCTTATTGGTCACATATATTCACTCTTTATGGAAAAAGAGACGACTTTTCCGCTGACGGTGCTTCTTGTTTCCGGAGGACATACTCAGGTTATGGAAGTAAAGAATCTGCGTGAGATAGAGACAGTTGCCAAAAGTATGGATGACTCCTTTGGTGAGAGCTTTGATAAGGTCGCTAAAATGATGGGGCTTGGTTATCCCGGCGGTCCGCTTATCCAAGAGCTTGCAAAAGATGGTGATCGGTTGGCCTATAACTTTACAGTGCCGCTGCACCAGTCACCTTTGATAGCCTTTTCCTACTCAGGTCTGAAGAATGCAGTGCGTTTGGCAGTAGAAGAAGCAGGCGAAGATAAAGAGAAGTATAAAGATATAGCTGCCTCATTTGAGCATATTGCTACAAAACATCTGACGATGAAGCTCAAAAAGTATTTTAAATCTCATCCGCCAAAGACATTTGCTATCGTAGGCGGAGCGAGTGCCAATCTTTACCTGCGTGAGCAGATAAAAGAGCTGCTCAAACCCTACGGAGCAAAACTAATACTCAGTGAACTGCAGTACTGTTCGGACAATGCTGCAATGATCGGCAGAGTAGGTGTTGATATGTACAAAGAAGGAATGTTCAGCTCACTCGAAGAGCTGAACATCTCACCAAAAAGCAAGCTTTAA
- a CDS encoding AMIN domain-containing protein: protein MIRLFFLLLLIPMTLFCRENPFFPVDSAQDIPLTTNQTPKIEPLRRATMTLSSTARVLESVTVTYKNLDGSIATKKIELGNAIDWHLPIFISQNYGSSPEIPKIKKKQTAKKAVLTEKFTKIASLPFITFYADAKKLKVVTKDKLLRSFLLVKPHRIVCDFKRETDIRSYVKSIKKPSLFKKIRVGTHKGYYRVVIELDGYYQYKVKKIQNGYLFTLL from the coding sequence ATGATACGACTCTTCTTTCTTCTGCTTCTAATTCCTATGACACTCTTTTGCCGTGAAAATCCTTTTTTCCCAGTTGACTCGGCGCAGGATATTCCATTAACCACAAATCAGACACCAAAGATAGAGCCTCTTAGGCGTGCGACAATGACGCTTTCTTCAACTGCAAGAGTCTTAGAGAGTGTAACAGTTACCTATAAAAATCTTGATGGCTCAATTGCAACAAAAAAAATAGAGTTGGGAAATGCAATAGACTGGCATCTGCCTATTTTTATCTCTCAAAATTACGGTTCGTCACCGGAAATTCCAAAAATAAAGAAAAAGCAGACAGCGAAGAAAGCTGTTTTGACGGAGAAGTTTACTAAGATTGCTTCGTTGCCGTTCATTACTTTTTACGCTGATGCGAAGAAGTTGAAAGTAGTTACAAAAGATAAACTTCTTCGTAGTTTTTTACTTGTTAAACCGCATCGTATCGTGTGTGATTTTAAACGTGAGACAGACATACGAAGTTATGTGAAAAGTATCAAAAAACCTTCACTATTTAAAAAGATACGAGTCGGAACGCATAAAGGGTACTACCGTGTCGTAATTGAGCTTGATGGGTACTATCAGTATAAAGTGAAAAAGATACAAAATGGATATCTTTTTACATTGTTATAA